A stretch of the Enoplosus armatus isolate fEnoArm2 chromosome 13, fEnoArm2.hap1, whole genome shotgun sequence genome encodes the following:
- the LOC139295772 gene encoding V-set and immunoglobulin domain-containing protein 10-like 2 yields MVAQLLGLAFLFLPTSLVTFTTYAVRINHNGEVVYQDTSVYGVVGKAVILECGTTLPDMYIWSFTKPGTEAIKAVVYDLGRGSRFQKLAETLGQLTVISNSAAVSIEKLPLAAHGLFTCQAFYDIDQEPKVYYYYVHLTVRVPVSKPYLLMSDASPVEGSIMWMRCNLDNGTGPIQYVWQHETRNGNISAFAQGNTSVINVTDINRNHTGWYRCVASNAVNSESSNRLWLDIIFGPDIPQIDVTPYSLTERGYSALERETVSLLCQAQSNPASQYVWFYNNSQVYTGPQFTITKILRMHTGDYACLAQNTYLNTRSKKTISLTVYYPPDGSPSCSAEPALNHTSLRLFCSWPGGFPSPSLHWTGDLKRVGQGEADTGQQTNPLTNTAILLPPDGLTTNNTLFTCTGSHLALKQSTECSTRTYIPPAEPVCFAYVTNNKQYLMLSCSWDGGAPKALVWWEGPGGQGKGGEENSNILILRYGTARSGKPYTCRAKHPLLVQTKTCRLTLEAPVLLTQRRVVSVYEGSDVQLTCNLRANYLPVSEITWFNNHGLDVEGTWKYSLLRTSAWANLTVRDTHETQDSGEYRCSTSNAVGGTEINVTLVVKRHPMPPNATLVNVMYNNRQRNEVELEWQVENEENGGWTGFILEHVWVSERPGRRGSSNDSKEETEERIGPPVWYQNIIKDPDVRSHTVGRLTPTVTYQFRITPVNHRTIGHPSAAKTPAEPRYNVYPAVIGAAIGGMLFAAIVTGLLLVFIIRNRNNNPRLHDMLFGLQHSQSRENINFPEDDVVGGSEGGIEEIGGLSSPGPTMALPRASSPLTTSPLSATPTTSQAPPPGDDNEPVSVTITVKATGS; encoded by the exons ATGGTGGCCCAACTGCTAGGGCTGGCCTTTCTGTTTCTACCTACTAGTCTGGTCACCTTTACGACATATG cgGTGCGGATCAATCACAACGGGGAGGTGGTGTACCAGGACACCAGTGTGTATGGGGTGGTGGGCAAAGCAGTGATCCTGGAATGCGGTACCACCTTACCTGACATGTACATATGGAGCTTCACCAAGCCCGGTACTGAAGCTATAAAAGCTGTGGTGTATGATTTGGGGCGAGGATCGAGGTTCCAGAAGCTGGCCGAGACACTCGGACAGCTGACGGTCATTTCAAACAGCGCAGCTGTGAGCATCGAGAAACTGCCTCTGGCTGCACATGGCCTCTTCACCTGCCAGGCCTTCTATGACATAGACCAGGAGCCCAAAGTCTACTACTACTATGTGCACCTCACTGTCCGAG TTCCGGTCAGTAAACCTTACCTCCTTATGAGTGATGCATCTCCAGTGGAAGGATCCATAATGTGGATGCGCTGCAATCTGGACAATGGGACTGGACCGATCCAGTATGTGTGGCAGCATGAAACCCGCAACGGCAACATCTCAGCCTTTGCACAGGGCAACACCAGCGTCATCAACGTGACCGACATCAACCGCAACCACACCGGCTGGTACCGCTGTGTAGCCAGCAACGCCGTCAACAGCGAGAGCTCTAACCGGTTATGGCTTGACATCATCT TTGGCCCGGACATTCCTCAGATAGATGTGACTCCGTACAGTCTGACAGAGCGGGGATACTCAGccctggagagagagactgtttctTTACTGTGTCAAGCCCAGTCCAACCCAGCCAGTCAGTACGTCTGGTTCTACAACAACTCCCAGGTCTACACCGGGCCGCAGTTCACCATCACCAAGATCCTCCGCATGCACACTGGCGACTACGCCTGCTTGGCACAGAACACCTACCTCAACACCCGCTCCAAAAAAACCATCAGCCTGACTGTCTACT ACCCACCCGATGGCTCCCCCTCCTGTTCAGCGGAGCCGGCTCTGAATCACACCTCTCTGAGACTGTTCTGCTCCTGGCCCGGTGGATTCCCCTCCCCGTCCCTCCACTGGACCGGAGACCTGAAACGAGTGGGACAAGGCGAGGCTGACACTGGGCAACAAACAAATCCACtgaccaacactgccatcttGCTGCCGCCTGACGGCCTGACTACTAACAACACCTTGTTTACGTGCACGGGCTCCCACCTGGCACTGAAACAATCGACAGAGTGCAGCACACGCACAT ATATCCCCCCTGCAGAACCAGTATGTTTTGCCTATGTGACTAACAACAAACAGTATCTGATGTTGTCCTGCTCCTGGGATGGAGGGGCCCCGAAAGCCTTGGTGTGGTGGGAGGGCCCGGGTGGCCAGGGCAAAGGTGGGGAAGAAAACTCCAACATCCTGATCCTACGCTACGGCACCGCCCGCAGCGGGAAACCCTACACCTGCCGTGCTAAGCATCCACTTCTGGTCCAAACCAAGACGTGCAGGCTCACACTGG AGGCTCCTGTATTGCTGACGCAGCGCAGAGTTGTGTCTGTATACGAGGGGAGTGATGTCCAGCTCACCTGCAACCTGAGAGCCAACTACCTTCCCGTCAGTGAAATCACCTGGTTTAATAATCACGGTCTGGATGTCGAAGGCACCTGGAAGTACTCACTGCTGCGAACATCTGCATGGGCCAATCTGACCGTAAGAGACACGCATGAGACTCAGGACAGCGGCGAGTACAGGTGCTCCACTTCCAATGCAGTGGGAGGAACTGAAATCAATGTCACTTTAGTGGTAAAGA GACACCCCATGCCACCCAATGCGACCCTGGTCAACGTAATGTACAACAACCGACAGCGTAACGAGGTGGAGCTGGAGTGGCAGGTAGAGAACGAAGAAAATGGAGGTTGGACCGGTTTCATCCTGGAGCATGTATGGGTGTCAGAGCGACCGGGAAGGAGAGGCAGCAGCAATGATTCaaaggaggagacggaggagaggatTGGTCCACCAGTCTGGTACCAGAACATCATCAAGGACCCAGACGTCAGGAGTCATACAGTAGGGAGACTGACACCGACAGTTACCTACCAGTTCCGCATCACACCTGTCAACCACCGCACCATTGGGCACCCGTCTGCAGCAAAGACTCCAG cgGAACCGCGCTACAATGTATACcctgctgtgattggagcagctATAGGCGGGATGCTCTTTGCAGCCATCGTCACAGggctgctgcttgtgttcatAATCCGCAACCGCAACAACAATCCTC GACTACATGACATGCTGTTTGGTTT GCAGCACAGCCAGTCAAGGGAAAATATCAACTTCCCAGAGGATGATGTGGTAGGCGGGTCAGAGGGAGGAATAGAAGAGATTGGTGGATTATCCAGTCCAG GTCCGACCATGGCTTTACCCCGAGCATCTTCACCCCTCACCACCTCACCCTTGAGTGCCACCCCCACTACCAGCCAAGCTCCTCCCCCTGGAGACGACAATGAACCCGTCAGCGTCACCATCACCGTCAAGGCTACAGGCTCATAG
- the chek1 gene encoding serine/threonine-protein kinase Chk1: MAVPFVQDWDLVQTLGEGAYGEVRLLVNRQTEEAVAVKVIDTSQAKECAENVKKEVCVHKMLNHSNIVRFYGHRKEGQTMYLFLEYCTGGELFDRIEPDVGMAEKDAHRFFQQLIAAVEYLHSAGITHRDIKPENILLDDKDNLKLTDFGLATMFRFKGRERLLSRLCGTLPYVAPELLSQTEYKAQPADTWACGIVLTAMLAGELPWDQPTESCQEYSDWLQKKTYLPPWKKIQPMPLSLLSKLLLASPDARITIADIQKDRWFTQGVKQPPLGSGGNKLLRSDVGLISRANSDDRMQFSSSQPDFAAGGWEAMLLIGQTEGQVSFSQPTKPEHMLLGSQLLGTPGASQSPWQRLVRRMTRFFTTVNADASLSALKDACDGLALGFKLTCTKQVTVSTLDKRNNKLIFKVHLLELNQRVLLDFRLSKGDGLEFKRLFVKIKQKLGDIISTQKIT; this comes from the exons ATGGCTGTGCCTTTTGTGCAAGACTGGGACCTTGTTCAGACACTCGGAGAAGGAGCCTATGGAGA AGTGAGGCTGCTGGTgaacagacagacggaggaggCGGTGGCAGTTAAAGTGATAGATACCTCTCAGGCTAAAGAGTGTGCTGAAAATGTCAAGAAAGAGGTCTGCGTCCATAAG ATGCTCAACCACTCTAACATCGTACGTTTTTATGGCCATCGGAAGGAAGGTCAGACTATGTACCTCTTCCTGGAGTACTGCACCGGAGGAGAGCTGTTCGACCGAATTG agCCTGATGTGGGGATGGCAGAGAAAGATGCTCATAGATTTTTCCAGCAGCTAATAGCAGCGGTG GAATATCTGCACAGTGCTGGCATCACCCACAGAGACATAAAGCCAGAGAACATTTTGCTGGATGACAAAG ATAACCTGAAGCTGACAGATTTTGGCCTGGCCACCATGTTTCGTTTCAAAGGACGAGAGCGTCTTCTGAGTCGACTTTGTGGGACTCTTCCATACGTGGCTCCGGAGCTTCTCAGCCAAACAGAATACAAAGCTCAGCCTGCCGATACCTGGGCTTGTGGGATAGTCCTCACTGCCATGCTGGCTGGAG AGTTGCCGTGGGACCAGCCCACTGAGAGCTGTCAAGAGTATTCAGATTGGCTTCAAAAGAAAACGTACCTACCTCCTTGGAAGAAAATACAACCAATGCCTCTAA GTTTGTTGTCCAAATTACTGCTGGCCAGTCCAGATGCACGCATCACCATTGCAGACATACAGAAAGACCGCTGGTTTACTCAAG gtgtaAAGCAACCACCTCTGGGCTCAGGAGGAAACAAACTTCTTCGATCCGATGTGGGACTCATATCCCGGGCCAACAG tgATGACAGGATGCAGTTTTCCAGCTCTCAGCCTGATTTTGCAGCAGGTGGCTGGGAAGCCATGTTGTTAATCGGCCAAACCGAAGGTCAAGTCAGCTTCTCTCAGCCGACCAAGCCGGAGCACATGTTGCTGGGTAGTCAGCTACTCGGCACACCGGGAGCCAGTCAG TCACCATGGCAGAGATTAGTGCGGAGAATGACACGCTTCTTCACCACTGTGAATGCTGACGCCTCCTTATCTGCCCTGAAAGATGCCTGCGATGGCCTGGCACTTGGCTTCAAACTCACCTGCACCAAACAG GTGACGGTGAGCACACTGGACAAACGCAACAACAAACTCATCTTCAAAGTCCATTTGTTAGAGCTGAACCAGAGAGTGCTGCTGGACTTCAGACTGTCTAAG GGTGACGGTCTGGAGTTCAAGCGCCtctttgtgaaaataaaacagaagctcggtgacatcatcagcacCCAGAAAATCACATGA
- the LOC139295064 gene encoding complement factor B-like gives MAFSVHWSWLAALLCLLCMGGEVRCDCTEVNMQIEGGYYTLTRQLERGSLLIYNCPEGYYPYPCLTRLCQHDDTWRPAPKRVRPQKCRIVECPDPSVLQNGNVSPPQEKYFVGNETTYECFSGYTLRGSSTRICLPNGKWSGSTTICGRDSEDNCADPGVPPGASREGNIFGIDDTVKYSCNDNLILVGSSERVCQENGQWTGTEPACYYKHTYDTPLEVSKAFSNAIKRSLTTLEPIDDTQEGRRIMISRTSTVNIYIAVDISESIPEQQIRHSRAIVTRLISWISSFTTVPNYEIIFFACEVFEAVNILDFIDGEIRLNTVLSEVENFKKDDRNTDGKDLNLVFKTFLERMTLIKHRVGEEAFKEHHHVLIIFTDGGYNMGGSPAPTVAKIKNMVYMNHTIEGETQPREEYLDIFVFAIGAEPFDDDLQPLTTRTGGQHYFRMKDITNLQDIFDDIIDETEVLGLCGLHAEYNRREGSTRRNYPWMAFVNVLFQGRQSKCLGSLVTPQFVLTAAHCLPFGVLPEQVTVDIDDGQGKLKRVKTFYIHPNYNVNAKVNEGVKEFYDYDVALIQLNTGVQISKEVRPICIPCTQETSDALKLGGDSTCKQQEQILLKDHLERLTFLGRIRNWVQEKDVHAKLGDNRAGCINHALKAPGITTLNPKDAVTDNFLCTGGLSPFRDHIACPGEGGGAVFKNYEHRTVQVALVSWGNKNLCNTTNMVESDQTSRDFHINLFRVVPFLKSILGNDDQDDYAPLTFLRS, from the exons ATGGCATTTTCTGTCCACTGGAGTTGGCTTGCTGCACTTTTATGTCTGCTCTGTATGG gagGAGAAGTTCGGTGTGATTGCACAGAGGTGAATATGCAAATTGAAGGAGGTTATTACACATTGACcagacagctggagagaggCAGCCTGTTGATCTACAACTGTCCGGAGGGATACTATCCATACCCCTGTCTGACCCGCCTGTGTCAGCACGATGACACCTGGAGACCAGCACCCAAAAGAGTTAGACCTCAGAAATGCAGGA TTGTTGAATGTCCAGACCCCAGTGTGCTGCAGAACGGCAACGTCTCCCCTCCTCAGGAGAAGTACTTTGTGGGCAATGAGACTACGTATGAGTGCTTCTCTGGATACACACTGCGAGGCTCATCCACACGTATTTGCTTACCAAACGGGAAGTGGAGCGGCTCCACTACCATCTGTGGCCGTGACT CAGAGGATAACTGTGCTGATCCTGGTGTCCCACCTGGCGCCTCAAGAGAAGGGAACATATTTGGAATTGAtgatacagtaaaatacagctGCAATGACAACCTGATTTTGGTGGGGTCGAGTGAAAGAGTGTGTCAGGAGAACGGCCAGTGGACTGGCACAGAGCCAGCATGCTACT acaaacacacctaTGACACTCCATTGGAGGTTTCAAAGGCATTTAGCAATGCAATCAAACGCAGCCTCACCACTTTAGAGCCCATCG ATGACACACAGGAGGGGAGAAGAATCATGATTTCAAGAACTAGCACAGTTAACATCTATATTGCAGTGGACATTTCTGAGAGCATCCCAGAGCAACAAATCAGACATTCAAGGGCGATTGTCACAAGATTAATTTCATGG ATTTCATCTTTTACCACGGTTCCAAACTATGAAATCATCTTTTTCGCCTGTGAAGTGTTTGAAGCTGTcaacattttagattttatcgATGGCGAAATAAGGCTAAACACCGTCCTTAGTGAAGtggaaaactttaaaaaagacG acagaaacactgatggAAAAGACCTGAACCTCGTCTTCAAAACATTCTTGGAGCGAATGACTTTAATAAAGCATCGAGTTGGAGAGGAGGCTTTTAAAGAACATCATCATGTCCTCATCATTTTTACAGATG GTGGTTATAACATGGGCGGTTCACCTGCACCCACTGTGGCAAAAATAAAGAACATGGTATACATGAACCACACTATTGAAGGGGAGACTCAACCAAGAGAAGAATATCttg acatttttgtttttgccattgGAGCTGAGCCCTTTGATGACGACCTGCAGCCCCTCACAACAAGGACCGGTGGCCAGCATTACTTCAGAATGAAGGACATTACAAATTTACAAGATATCTTTGACGATATAATTG atgaGACAGAAGTTTTGGGTCTATGTGGTCTTCACGCAGAATATAACAGACGAGAAGGCAGCACAAGGAGAAATTATCCATGGATGGCATTTGTTAATGTCCTG TTTCAAGGAAGACAAAGTAAATGCCTCGGCTCCCTGGTGACCCCTCAGTTCGTCTTGACTGCCGCTCACTGCCTCCCATTTGGAGTTTTGCCTGAACAAGTCACAGTTGACATTGATGATGGACAGGGCAAAT TGAAAAGAGTTAAAACCTTTTATATACACCCAAACTACAACGTCAATGCTAAAGTGAATGAGGGCGTGAAGGAGTTCTATGACTATGATGTGGCTCTCATCCAACTGAATACAGGTGTTCAAATCTCCAAAGAAGTTAG ACCTATTTGCATACCTTGCACCCAGGAGACCAGTGATGCTCTAAAACTGGGTGGCGATTCAACCTGCAAGCAACAAG AGCAGATTCTGTTGAAGGATCACCTTGAAAGACTCACTTTCCTGGGCAGGATACGAAACTGGGTACAAGAAAAAGATGTTCACGCTAAGCTTGGCGATAAT AGAGCTGGATGCATCAACCATGCACTCAAGGCACCAGGCATAACAACATTAAATCCAAAGGATGCTGTGACTGATAACTTCCTGTGCACTGGTGGTCTTTCCCCTTTCAGAGATCATATAGCATGTCCAG gtgaaggaggaggtgcTGTGTTCAAGAACTATGAGCACCGCACAGTACAG GTTGCGTTGGTCAGCTGGGGAAACAAGAATCTGTGCAATACGACTAATATGGTCGAGTCAGATCAGACCTCCAGAGATTTCCATATTAATCTCTTCAGAGTTGTCCCTTTCCTCAAATCTATCCTTGGAAATGACGACCAGGATGATTATGCACCACTTACGTTTTTGAGGAGCTAA